The Synechococcales cyanobacterium T60_A2020_003 genome includes a window with the following:
- a CDS encoding aminotransferase class I/II-fold pyridoxal phosphate-dependent enzyme: MQVVKEYVQRWYESGLDPDEYICHGKKGNLVDIEDASTGERRTVLTFCTNDVLGLVHNPAVQQAAIDAILQYGTSNSSCSVLSGRIDLHRQLEKEISEFKHLQHTQLFLNAWMALQALMDAFCHLAIPVPGFQHTRETIIFTDVLNHGCIVSAIANAGTRSGKLFGHSPQVRVRAYRHCDMDDLARKMKRYIRPDDRVMVISDAVFSMDGDIAPLPEMIDIMSNYEGSVLVMDEAHASGALGATGRGIYEYFGMTPQDAIERGVTPLIMTTFSKFAASAGAAISSHVSELIPLLNVSPTSIGTISLPAPTTAAALESIRQLRQSPELVKRLHDNTKYLRSRLAENGFEAIGETNVVPVLLPPEVNPKVFARTLMNDYGLWISPIWFIAKPRLRITSNALHTREDMDRLIEGVVATRDRVYKPISA, from the coding sequence GTGCAAGTCGTTAAAGAATATGTTCAGCGTTGGTACGAGAGCGGCCTTGACCCAGACGAGTACATTTGTCATGGCAAGAAAGGGAATCTCGTTGATATTGAAGACGCATCAACGGGGGAACGCCGTACTGTCCTGACATTCTGTACGAATGATGTGTTGGGACTTGTGCACAATCCAGCCGTTCAACAAGCTGCCATTGACGCTATTTTGCAGTATGGAACCTCGAACAGCTCTTGCTCCGTACTCAGCGGACGGATTGATCTGCATCGGCAGTTGGAAAAAGAAATTTCTGAGTTTAAGCATCTGCAGCATACCCAGCTCTTTTTGAATGCGTGGATGGCACTGCAAGCGCTGATGGATGCGTTTTGCCATCTAGCTATTCCAGTACCCGGATTTCAGCACACACGCGAAACGATTATCTTCACCGATGTGTTGAATCACGGCTGCATCGTATCGGCGATCGCCAATGCGGGAACCCGCTCTGGCAAATTGTTCGGCCATAGTCCTCAGGTGCGGGTGCGTGCCTATCGCCACTGTGATATGGATGATCTCGCCCGCAAGATGAAGCGCTACATTCGCCCAGATGATCGGGTGATGGTGATTTCCGATGCCGTGTTCTCAATGGACGGAGACATTGCGCCTCTGCCGGAAATGATCGACATTATGTCGAACTACGAGGGCAGCGTTTTGGTAATGGATGAAGCCCATGCCAGTGGGGCATTGGGTGCTACCGGGCGCGGCATTTATGAGTACTTTGGGATGACGCCCCAAGATGCCATTGAGCGGGGTGTCACTCCACTGATTATGACCACCTTCTCGAAGTTTGCCGCTTCAGCGGGAGCGGCGATTAGCTCCCATGTCTCAGAGCTGATTCCACTACTCAACGTATCGCCCACCTCAATCGGCACGATTTCGTTGCCTGCCCCCACCACGGCAGCCGCGTTGGAAAGCATTCGTCAGCTGCGTCAGTCTCCAGAGTTGGTGAAGCGTTTGCATGACAATACCAAGTATCTGCGATCGCGCCTTGCAGAGAATGGATTTGAGGCGATCGGTGAAACGAACGTCGTTCCGGTGCTTTTGCCACCAGAAGTGAACCCCAAAGTGTTTGCACGGACGTTGATGAACGACTACGGACTGTGGATTTCCCCCATTTGGTTTATTGCCAAGCCGCGTCTGCGGATTACCTCCAATGCGCTGCATACTCGCGAAGATATGGATCGCTTAATTGAAGGGGTGGTGGCGACGCGCGATCGCGTATACAAGCCGATTAGCGCTTAG
- the hisA gene encoding 1-(5-phosphoribosyl)-5-[(5-phosphoribosylamino)methylideneamino]imidazole-4-carboxamide isomerase, which yields MDVIPAIDLLEGRCVRLYQGDYEQSEVFDENPVAVAQQWEAQGAARLHLVDLDGAKVGHPVNWAAIEAIVQAVSIPVEVGGGLRDYQSVANLLALGVRWAILGTVAVEQSALVEELCQEFPGQIIVGIDARNGKVATRGWLETSEVDAIELAQRMTDMGVAAIIYTDIHRDGTLQGPNQQALRELASAISTPVIASGGVSSLTDVLGLLALEPVGVSGVIIGRALYTGDVVLKEAVRAVGNGRWQDVPPDLGSSAFA from the coding sequence ATGGACGTTATTCCCGCAATTGATCTATTAGAAGGACGGTGTGTGCGCCTATATCAGGGCGACTATGAACAGTCAGAGGTTTTTGACGAAAATCCGGTAGCCGTAGCCCAGCAGTGGGAAGCTCAAGGGGCAGCCCGGCTGCATTTGGTGGATTTGGATGGAGCAAAGGTTGGTCATCCGGTCAATTGGGCGGCCATTGAAGCCATTGTCCAGGCGGTTTCGATTCCGGTGGAAGTTGGCGGTGGACTGCGGGATTACCAAAGCGTTGCAAATTTGCTAGCTCTCGGTGTGCGTTGGGCGATTTTGGGAACGGTCGCGGTCGAGCAATCCGCCTTGGTCGAAGAACTTTGTCAAGAATTTCCAGGACAGATTATCGTCGGCATTGATGCCCGCAACGGTAAGGTTGCTACGCGGGGATGGCTGGAAACGTCCGAGGTTGATGCCATTGAACTCGCTCAGCGAATGACGGATATGGGCGTCGCTGCCATCATCTACACCGACATCCATCGCGATGGCACCCTCCAAGGTCCCAATCAGCAAGCCCTCCGTGAGTTGGCCTCTGCGATTTCAACGCCAGTGATTGCCTCCGGTGGCGTCAGTTCTCTAACCGATGTTTTGGGCTTGCTCGCCCTAGAGCCGGTGGGGGTTTCCGGCGTCATTATTGGACGTGCCCTCTACACAGGGGATGTTGTGCTGAAAGAGGCGGTACGCGCCGTGGGGAACGGACGCTGGCAGGATGTGCCCCCCGACTTGGGTTCCTCTGCCTTTGCGTAG
- a CDS encoding cation-translocating P-type ATPase, producing the protein MTVTPDSAIAPVASSTSITLDVGGMKCAGCVKVVENELCQHPGVLSATVNLVTEMALVECGEEVDPQAIAARLTEAGFPSQPHQDLDTETGDRATDWEERQQQERQTQLRQVAIAGVLLVLSAIGHLDHFGWVRIPVLSSIWFHFGLATLALSIPGRSIMVDGWRSLGRNAPNMNTLIALGTGTAYVTSTVALLVPQLGWECFFDEPVMLLGFILLGRTLEQQARHRAASALHALVALKPSMARLIDSTWTDSPLTPTATEVPAATVAVGTWLQVLPGDKMPVDGEVVAGQTTVDESMVTGESMPVLKQPGDAVVAGSLNQSGAIAIKATRVGRETTLAQIIHLVETAQTRKAPIQTLADEVAGYFTYGVMTIAALTF; encoded by the coding sequence ATGACCGTGACTCCAGATTCTGCGATCGCCCCTGTTGCATCATCGACCTCAATTACCCTTGACGTAGGCGGCATGAAGTGTGCCGGATGCGTGAAAGTGGTTGAAAACGAACTGTGCCAGCATCCCGGCGTACTCTCCGCAACGGTAAACCTGGTGACGGAGATGGCGCTCGTTGAGTGTGGTGAAGAGGTTGACCCCCAGGCGATCGCAGCACGACTCACGGAGGCTGGATTTCCCTCCCAACCGCATCAAGACCTGGACACCGAAACGGGCGATCGCGCAACGGATTGGGAAGAACGCCAGCAACAAGAGCGCCAGACCCAACTCCGGCAAGTGGCGATCGCAGGTGTCCTCCTGGTTCTGTCCGCCATTGGGCATTTAGACCATTTCGGCTGGGTACGGATTCCGGTTCTGAGTTCCATCTGGTTTCATTTTGGGCTAGCAACCCTAGCGCTGAGCATCCCCGGTCGCAGCATTATGGTGGACGGTTGGCGCAGTTTGGGGCGAAATGCGCCCAATATGAATACGTTAATTGCCCTGGGAACAGGCACCGCCTATGTCACCAGTACCGTTGCCCTGCTCGTTCCGCAGTTGGGATGGGAGTGCTTTTTTGATGAACCTGTGATGTTGCTGGGCTTCATCCTTCTGGGGCGCACCCTCGAACAGCAGGCACGCCACCGCGCCGCCTCTGCCCTCCATGCCTTGGTGGCACTCAAACCGTCGATGGCGCGACTGATTGACTCGACCTGGACGGATTCGCCGTTAACGCCTACGGCCACCGAGGTTCCCGCTGCCACTGTGGCCGTCGGCACCTGGCTGCAAGTGTTGCCAGGGGACAAAATGCCCGTGGATGGTGAAGTGGTGGCCGGACAAACGACGGTGGATGAATCGATGGTCACTGGCGAGTCGATGCCTGTGCTGAAGCAACCGGGGGATGCAGTGGTGGCGGGTAGCTTAAACCAGTCTGGGGCGATCGCCATCAAAGCTACTCGCGTCGGGCGCGAAACCACCCTGGCTCAGATTATTCACCTGGTCGAAACCGCCCAAACCCGCAAAGCCCCCATCCAGACCCTCGCCGATGAGGTGGCCGGATATTTCACCTACGGGGTCATGACCATTGCCGCCTTAACGTTT
- a CDS encoding aromatic ring-hydroxylating dioxygenase subunit alpha encodes MDLTTTLNGHTVQNVVRTVGINPNYWYPAGWANQLKPGQIQSVKVWKQAIAIYRDDHGVLHALENACPHRGVELHRGKVRGEHIACPYHGWEFDGNTGECVRIPYLPESQKLPCAQARRYPIQEKYGLIWVFPGDPSLAAQQPLIEVDEYGDDQWVMVPITAHFNAHFTVCNENAMDVFHGELHQDLQGWFNPVLLDLKATDASIRAEYQVSYKGHLAKFLGLSESADEVTTLPVTIQYLYPHYKSTLQGVSSVYLMRLPVDVAESRSFALFFFRVNLPSWLIQPIKPALSWVIQRFMLRPFLNQDIEMMESEQAVYLDNPSRRYVEINPAIIALQRLMVRQYEQFMQQSSQLSGSPIFQADQASSKSDALV; translated from the coding sequence ATGGATCTGACGACAACATTAAACGGTCATACCGTCCAAAACGTTGTCCGAACTGTGGGTATCAATCCCAACTATTGGTATCCTGCGGGCTGGGCAAACCAGCTCAAACCTGGACAAATCCAATCAGTCAAGGTTTGGAAGCAGGCGATCGCCATTTATCGCGATGACCATGGTGTCCTGCACGCGCTGGAGAATGCTTGTCCCCATCGGGGGGTTGAACTCCACCGGGGTAAGGTTCGAGGGGAACATATTGCCTGTCCGTACCATGGCTGGGAATTTGATGGCAATACAGGAGAGTGCGTTCGCATTCCCTACCTTCCCGAAAGCCAAAAGCTTCCCTGTGCCCAAGCTCGCCGCTATCCCATTCAGGAAAAGTACGGTTTGATTTGGGTCTTTCCTGGTGATCCATCTTTAGCAGCGCAGCAGCCGCTGATTGAGGTGGATGAGTACGGTGATGATCAGTGGGTCATGGTGCCCATTACCGCTCATTTCAACGCCCATTTCACTGTCTGCAATGAAAACGCAATGGATGTGTTCCATGGGGAACTGCATCAGGATTTGCAAGGGTGGTTTAACCCTGTGCTCTTGGATTTGAAGGCAACGGACGCTTCAATTCGAGCCGAGTACCAAGTGTCCTATAAAGGTCACCTGGCTAAGTTTCTAGGCTTGAGTGAGAGCGCCGACGAGGTTACAACATTACCCGTCACCATTCAGTATCTCTATCCCCACTACAAAAGCACACTCCAGGGAGTGTCGTCGGTCTACCTGATGCGGCTTCCGGTAGACGTTGCAGAAAGTCGCTCGTTTGCCCTATTTTTTTTCCGCGTTAATCTACCGTCATGGCTGATTCAGCCGATTAAGCCTGCTCTGAGTTGGGTAATTCAGCGCTTTATGCTGCGACCATTTCTGAATCAAGATATAGAAATGATGGAAAGTGAGCAGGCTGTCTATCTGGATAATCCCTCTAGGCGTTATGTAGAGATTAATCCAGCAATTATTGCTCTGCAGCGACTAATGGTTCGGCAGTATGAACAATTTATGCAACAATCAAGTCAATTGTCTGGTTCGCCCATTTTTCAAGCCGATCAGGCATCATCTAAGTCCGATGCGCTGGTTTGA